In Flavobacterium lacustre, a genomic segment contains:
- a CDS encoding acyl carrier protein phosphodiesterase yields the protein MNFLAHIYLSGDNDLIKIGNFMADGIRGKQFENYHPEIQKGIILHRFIDTFTDAHPVFRQSTKKLHENYHHYAGVIVDVFYDHFLAKNWNLYSDEKLEDYTERFYKSLQENQTILTLKTQNLLPYMTKYNWLVSYQTVEGINRILTQMDSRTNNQSKMRFSTNELEKYYPEFEAEFTLFFEELRNQSLMKLKSL from the coding sequence ATGAATTTTCTAGCCCACATCTATCTTTCGGGAGATAATGATTTGATTAAAATCGGCAATTTTATGGCTGATGGTATTCGCGGAAAACAGTTTGAAAATTATCATCCTGAGATTCAAAAAGGAATTATTTTGCATCGGTTCATTGATACTTTTACAGATGCACATCCTGTTTTCCGACAAAGCACTAAGAAGTTGCACGAAAATTATCACCATTATGCCGGAGTAATCGTAGATGTTTTTTACGATCATTTTTTAGCGAAAAACTGGAATCTTTATTCCGATGAAAAATTAGAAGACTACACGGAACGATTTTACAAATCCCTTCAGGAGAATCAAACTATTTTGACGCTCAAAACCCAAAACTTATTGCCTTACATGACAAAATATAATTGGTTAGTAAGCTACCAAACTGTTGAAGGAATTAATCGCATTTTGACTCAAATGGACAGCCGTACTAATAATCAATCCAAAATGCGGTTTTCAACCAACGAACTTGAAAAATACTATCCGGAATTTGAAGCTGAATTTACCCTTTTCTTCGAAGAATTAAGGAATCAATCCCTAATGAAATTAAAGTCCCTATGA
- a CDS encoding YaiO family outer membrane beta-barrel protein, whose amino-acid sequence MKFRHLLFLALLLANTYTFAQKKVNTDSLLVVTNKLISVEKNYSKAIELGHLGIKNAPNYLDFHIALGRAYKMTHEIDSARYYFNHVIIKNPKYKEAFSYLTLLEIESNNASAAVKTIDQGLALYPEEKEFYLLKLRALNLENDAKTSADYLEFLITKYPDDSSLKDQLYDIKLVSFSDRIGLSNTTTFFNRPGVGPWNYTSLQLVKQLKNLTLIGRYNYNDRQSNNQSILSGSMYEFETYYKTSKKNYSFFNIGLSNDRIFPKVRLSYSFFQNLGKGWESELGMRYNKTINNENYSAAIGIGKYIGPGWLNIKSYMQLGQKKPYPSFSSTYRYYFNSRFDYFSVNAGYGTSPDERETISQFDERISLSSYRMGAGYNKVLYKKIILGVQAGFNRQEYTPSKYQTETNISVNLQYML is encoded by the coding sequence ATGAAATTTAGACACCTCTTATTTTTGGCATTATTGTTAGCAAACACTTATACATTTGCTCAAAAAAAAGTCAATACTGATAGTCTATTAGTTGTAACTAATAAATTGATTTCTGTAGAAAAAAATTATAGTAAAGCAATTGAACTTGGTCATTTAGGAATTAAGAATGCGCCCAATTATTTGGATTTTCATATTGCATTAGGAAGAGCTTATAAAATGACCCATGAAATAGACAGTGCGCGCTATTATTTTAATCATGTTATCATTAAAAACCCAAAATACAAAGAAGCGTTTTCGTATTTGACCCTATTAGAAATTGAAAGCAATAATGCCAGTGCAGCAGTAAAAACAATTGACCAAGGATTAGCACTTTATCCGGAAGAAAAAGAATTTTATTTACTGAAACTTCGTGCTTTGAATTTAGAAAATGATGCAAAAACATCTGCTGATTATTTAGAGTTTTTGATAACAAAATATCCGGATGACAGTAGCCTGAAAGATCAATTATATGACATCAAGCTGGTTTCTTTTTCTGACCGAATCGGTTTAAGCAACACGACAACTTTTTTTAATCGACCAGGAGTTGGTCCATGGAATTATACGAGTTTACAACTCGTCAAACAACTTAAAAATTTAACCTTAATAGGCCGATACAATTACAACGACAGACAATCGAATAATCAAAGTATACTTTCGGGTTCGATGTACGAGTTTGAAACTTATTATAAAACTTCTAAAAAGAATTATTCCTTTTTTAATATTGGTTTAAGCAACGATCGTATTTTTCCGAAAGTAAGATTAAGCTATTCTTTTTTTCAAAATTTAGGGAAAGGTTGGGAAAGCGAATTGGGTATGCGATACAACAAAACCATAAATAATGAGAATTATTCTGCCGCAATAGGTATTGGAAAATACATTGGACCAGGTTGGTTAAATATTAAATCCTACATGCAACTGGGTCAAAAGAAACCTTATCCTTCTTTTTCTTCCACCTATAGATATTATTTTAATTCCCGATTTGATTATTTTTCTGTAAACGCAGGTTACGGAACATCCCCGGATGAAAGAGAAACCATATCGCAATTTGACGAAAGGATTTCGTTAAGTTCCTATAGAATGGGAGCTGGATACAACAAAGTACTTTATAAAAAAATAATTTTGGGAGTTCAAGCAGGTTTCAACAGACAAGAATATACTCCGAGTAAATACCAAACTGAAACAAACATTTCTGTAAATTTACAATATATGCTTTAA
- the glmM gene encoding phosphoglucosamine mutase, with the protein MTLIKSISGIRGTIGGKVGDNLTPLDAVKFASAYGTWLKNYVGKEKLTVVVGRDARISGPMIHNLVVNTLIGLGIDVIDLGLSTTPTVEVAVPLEKADGGIILTASHNPKQWNALKLLNEKGEFLNGIEGEKILKIAEDEAFDFSDVDNIGAIMINDAYMDIHIDEVLNLPLVDVDAVKAAKFKVVVDGVNSSGGIIIPKLLELMGVEVIKLYCEPNGHFPHNPEPLKEHLTDISELVVKEGAHLGVVVDPDVDRLAFICEDGEMFGEEYTLVACADYVLSKTPGNTVSNMSSSRALRDVTNLHNGNYEASAVGEVNVVELMKKNNAIIGGEGNGGIIYPESHYGRDSLVGVALFLTHLANKKMSVSALRASYPEYYMSKNKIELTPQIDVDAILVAMTEKYKNEDITTIDGVKIDFAENWVHLRKSNTEPIIRIYTEAASQQLADDLALRIIDEIKAVAGI; encoded by the coding sequence ATGACTTTAATAAAATCTATATCAGGAATTCGAGGAACAATTGGAGGGAAAGTTGGTGACAACCTAACGCCACTCGATGCCGTGAAGTTTGCTTCGGCTTATGGAACTTGGCTAAAAAATTATGTGGGGAAAGAAAAACTTACAGTTGTTGTAGGTCGTGATGCCCGAATTTCGGGACCTATGATTCATAATTTAGTAGTGAATACCTTGATAGGTTTGGGAATCGATGTTATTGATTTGGGACTTTCTACAACCCCGACCGTTGAAGTTGCTGTTCCTCTTGAAAAAGCAGACGGTGGAATTATTTTGACCGCTTCTCACAATCCAAAACAGTGGAATGCTTTGAAATTATTGAACGAAAAAGGAGAATTTCTAAATGGTATCGAAGGAGAAAAAATCCTTAAAATTGCCGAAGATGAAGCATTCGATTTTTCGGATGTGGATAATATTGGCGCGATTATGATTAATGATGCCTACATGGATATTCATATTGATGAAGTCTTAAATCTACCTTTGGTTGATGTTGATGCAGTAAAAGCAGCTAAATTCAAAGTGGTGGTTGATGGCGTGAATTCTTCTGGAGGAATTATTATTCCAAAATTATTAGAATTGATGGGTGTTGAAGTCATAAAATTATATTGCGAACCTAACGGACATTTTCCCCATAATCCGGAACCTTTAAAAGAGCATTTAACTGATATTTCAGAATTGGTTGTTAAAGAAGGCGCCCATTTAGGAGTTGTAGTTGATCCGGATGTGGATCGTTTGGCTTTCATTTGTGAAGACGGAGAAATGTTTGGCGAAGAATATACTTTAGTCGCTTGTGCAGATTATGTTTTGAGTAAAACGCCAGGAAATACGGTTTCGAATATGTCTTCTTCTCGTGCATTGCGTGATGTAACGAACCTGCACAACGGAAACTACGAAGCAAGCGCAGTTGGTGAAGTAAATGTAGTGGAATTAATGAAAAAAAACAATGCTATCATTGGTGGCGAAGGAAATGGCGGAATTATTTATCCGGAATCCCATTATGGTAGAGACAGTTTGGTTGGAGTGGCTTTGTTTTTAACCCATTTGGCGAATAAAAAAATGTCGGTTTCGGCTTTGCGTGCATCCTATCCGGAATATTACATGAGCAAAAACAAAATCGAATTGACACCCCAAATAGATGTTGATGCGATTCTTGTTGCGATGACCGAAAAATATAAAAACGAAGATATTACCACTATTGACGGCGTGAAAATTGACTTCGCTGAAAATTGGGTTCATCTAAGAAAATCAAATACAGAACCAATTATACGTATTTATACCGAAGCTGCTTCGCAACAATTGGCAGATGATTTGGCATTGCGAATTATAGACGAGATAAAAGCAGTAGCCGGAATCTAA
- a CDS encoding aminotransferase class V-fold PLP-dependent enzyme, with protein MITKETSTQLEQYFQQFRKNIIGIDQDFESPYGKQKIIYTDWTASGRLYRPIEEKLMNEFGPFVANTHTETTVSGTAMTKAYHKARSIIKEHVHANSDDVLINDGTGMTGVVNKFQRILGLKVPENLKDFINIPDEKKPIVFISHMEHHSNQTSWLETIADVEVIPSSEDGLFSIENLAILLEKYKTRTYKIASITSCSNVTGIRTPYHQAAKLMHQNNGVCFVDFACSGPYVKIDMHPEDAESYLDAIFFSPHKFLGGPGTSGVLVFNKKLYNNMIPDCPGGGTVSWTNPWGEHKYIDNIEDREDGGTPGFLQVIKTALAIQLKEQMGIENILKREHEIVDYIFSELGNVTNIKILAGQHRDRLGVISFFVEDLHFNLGVKLLNDKFGIQTRGGCSCAGTYGHFLLHVDQETSHQLIDEISLGDLIRKPGWIRMSIHPTTTNAEIKWVCDSLKALAQNHKKWALDYDYNKDTNEFINHHPQTFEDELVKKWFAL; from the coding sequence ATGATTACCAAAGAAACTTCAACCCAATTAGAGCAGTATTTTCAACAATTTCGAAAGAATATTATCGGAATTGATCAAGATTTTGAATCTCCTTACGGAAAGCAAAAAATCATTTATACGGATTGGACTGCCAGTGGTCGATTGTACCGCCCGATTGAGGAAAAATTGATGAACGAGTTTGGTCCTTTTGTCGCTAATACACATACTGAAACTACCGTTTCCGGAACGGCCATGACAAAAGCGTATCATAAGGCTAGAAGTATCATTAAAGAGCATGTGCATGCCAATAGTGATGATGTTTTGATTAATGATGGAACCGGAATGACTGGCGTGGTGAATAAATTCCAACGTATTTTAGGATTAAAAGTGCCTGAAAACCTGAAAGATTTCATCAATATCCCGGACGAAAAGAAACCAATTGTTTTTATTTCGCACATGGAACACCATTCCAATCAAACGTCTTGGTTAGAAACTATTGCAGATGTTGAGGTAATTCCTTCTTCGGAAGACGGACTTTTTAGTATAGAAAATCTTGCTATTTTATTAGAAAAATACAAAACGAGAACCTATAAAATAGCATCTATTACTTCTTGCTCGAATGTTACCGGAATTCGCACCCCCTATCACCAAGCAGCTAAATTAATGCATCAAAATAATGGAGTTTGTTTTGTGGATTTTGCCTGTTCAGGTCCTTATGTTAAAATAGATATGCATCCTGAAGATGCTGAATCCTATTTGGACGCAATTTTCTTTTCGCCACACAAATTTCTTGGTGGTCCAGGAACTTCCGGTGTTTTGGTTTTTAATAAAAAATTATACAACAACATGATTCCGGATTGTCCCGGCGGAGGAACTGTTTCGTGGACAAATCCTTGGGGCGAGCATAAATATATTGATAATATTGAAGACAGGGAAGATGGCGGCACTCCTGGGTTTCTTCAAGTGATTAAAACCGCACTGGCGATTCAGTTGAAAGAGCAAATGGGAATTGAGAATATCTTGAAACGAGAACATGAAATTGTGGATTATATCTTCTCAGAATTAGGAAATGTTACCAATATTAAAATTCTGGCCGGTCAACATCGCGATCGACTGGGTGTGATTTCATTTTTTGTTGAAGACTTACATTTTAATTTGGGAGTGAAATTGCTGAACGATAAATTTGGGATTCAAACGCGTGGCGGATGCAGTTGTGCCGGTACTTACGGTCATTTCCTGTTGCATGTTGACCAAGAAACATCACATCAATTGATTGACGAAATCAGTCTGGGTGATTTAATCCGAAAACCGGGCTGGATTCGAATGTCAATTCATCCAACCACTACAAATGCCGAAATTAAATGGGTTTGTGACAGCTTAAAAGCATTGGCACAAAACCATAAAAAATGGGCTTTGGATTATGATTATAATAAAGATACGAATGAGTTTATAAACCATCATCCGCAAACATTTGAAGATGAATTGGTGAAAAAATGGTTCGCTTTATAG
- a CDS encoding lysophospholipid acyltransferase family protein, producing MQFLVFIIAFPFLWIISILPFRLFYWFSDFVYLILYYIIGYRKKTVRENLALAFPNLSAKERLVIEKKSYHHLCDIFLEMIKTMTISPEEMNKRFIITNLEVVKEYEKKGKSTILLASHYASWEWLLTLNEKTLFRGIGVYKKIANKYFDKLIRDIRSKYKAELVETKRAIPLIAENQEKGILSMYGLASDQSPKLNRAFHWDKFMGVEVPVHTGAEMLAKRYDLNVLFVKVKKVKRGFYEATFVPITDNPRSIPDFEITNVFLREVEKQILEAPEYYFWTHKRWKHKR from the coding sequence ATGCAATTTCTCGTTTTTATCATTGCCTTCCCATTTCTGTGGATTATTTCAATCCTGCCGTTTCGCCTTTTTTATTGGTTTTCAGATTTTGTGTATTTGATCTTATATTACATTATTGGCTATCGCAAAAAAACGGTCAGAGAGAATTTAGCTTTGGCTTTTCCAAATCTTAGTGCAAAAGAACGACTCGTTATCGAAAAAAAATCATACCACCATTTGTGCGATATATTTCTGGAAATGATAAAAACCATGACTATTTCTCCCGAAGAAATGAATAAAAGATTCATCATCACCAATCTTGAAGTAGTCAAAGAATATGAAAAAAAGGGAAAAAGCACGATTCTGTTAGCCTCTCATTATGCGAGTTGGGAATGGTTGTTGACTCTTAACGAAAAAACACTTTTCAGAGGAATAGGCGTTTATAAAAAAATCGCCAATAAATACTTTGACAAATTAATTCGGGATATTCGTTCTAAATACAAAGCCGAATTAGTGGAAACAAAAAGAGCCATTCCGTTAATCGCCGAAAACCAAGAGAAAGGAATCCTGAGCATGTATGGTTTAGCCAGTGATCAATCGCCAAAACTAAATAGAGCATTTCATTGGGACAAATTCATGGGAGTAGAAGTTCCGGTGCATACCGGAGCCGAAATGCTAGCCAAAAGATATGATTTGAATGTTCTTTTTGTAAAAGTAAAAAAGGTAAAAAGAGGTTTCTATGAAGCTACTTTTGTTCCAATTACGGATAATCCAAGATCAATACCTGATTTTGAAATCACCAATGTGTTTTTAAGAGAAGTCGAAAAACAAATCCTTGAAGCGCCCGAATATTATTTCTGGACGCACAAACGATGGAAACACAAAAGGTAG
- a CDS encoding rhomboid family intramembrane serine protease, whose amino-acid sequence MNTILIAIIVVNVLISYKGFNDLSFFRKYEFHVGSIRAGEQIRMLSSGFLHADMTHLIFNMLTLWFFAPVVIGYLGDFSFGLVYFGSLIFGSLLTMVFHKNDYSYRAVGASGAVTGVLYSAILLQPDMMLGIFFVIPIPAYLFGILYLLYSIYGMKAKNDNIGHTAHFGGAVGGYLITLIKEPQLFAEHTLMVILLAIPIVILFAMEKMGKL is encoded by the coding sequence ATGAATACCATTTTAATAGCTATAATTGTCGTTAACGTTTTAATAAGTTACAAAGGTTTTAATGACCTTTCTTTTTTTAGAAAATATGAATTTCATGTCGGAAGTATTCGGGCCGGAGAGCAAATCCGGATGTTGTCTTCGGGATTTCTTCATGCAGATATGACGCATTTAATTTTTAATATGTTGACACTTTGGTTTTTTGCTCCGGTGGTAATAGGCTATTTAGGTGATTTTTCATTCGGATTGGTTTATTTCGGAAGCTTAATTTTCGGGAGTTTGTTGACGATGGTTTTTCACAAAAACGATTACAGTTATAGAGCTGTTGGTGCTTCGGGTGCTGTAACGGGTGTTTTATATTCGGCTATATTATTGCAGCCGGACATGATGTTGGGAATCTTTTTTGTTATTCCGATTCCGGCCTATCTTTTTGGAATTCTGTACTTGCTGTATTCTATCTACGGAATGAAAGCTAAAAATGATAATATTGGTCATACGGCACATTTTGGAGGTGCTGTTGGCGGTTATTTGATTACACTTATCAAAGAGCCACAATTATTTGCAGAACATACTTTGATGGTTATTTTATTGGCTATTCCAATTGTGATTCTTTTTGCAATGGAAAAGATGGGAAAATTATAA
- a CDS encoding SIMPL domain-containing protein — protein MKKAALILAIMFMSMTYAQEIKQVPQISVNGEGKIKVVPDQASIAVTVETKGNNAKDVKRQNDQKIEAVLKFIKKMNLSPADYKTQRVALNPEYDYEKKKHNYNATQTIEILLKDLSKYDELMEGLVDEGINRIDAVTFQSSKLAEYQSEARKLAMKEAKLKAQDYVSVLGQKVGKAMTISDNSQTYYPQPVYAAMKTMAMSDREAAPRETLAVGEINITANVSVSFILE, from the coding sequence ATGAAAAAAGCAGCATTAATTTTAGCCATTATGTTTATGTCAATGACATACGCTCAGGAAATTAAACAAGTTCCACAAATAAGCGTGAACGGAGAAGGAAAAATAAAAGTAGTTCCAGACCAGGCATCGATTGCTGTAACGGTGGAAACAAAAGGGAATAATGCTAAAGATGTAAAAAGGCAAAATGATCAAAAAATAGAAGCTGTTTTGAAATTCATAAAAAAAATGAACCTGTCTCCTGCAGATTATAAAACACAACGTGTTGCATTGAATCCGGAATACGATTATGAAAAAAAGAAACATAATTATAACGCGACTCAAACTATCGAAATTCTGTTGAAAGATTTATCTAAATATGATGAATTAATGGAAGGTTTGGTTGACGAAGGAATTAACAGAATTGATGCGGTAACGTTCCAATCTTCAAAATTAGCGGAATACCAATCAGAAGCCAGAAAATTAGCAATGAAAGAAGCGAAACTAAAAGCACAGGATTATGTTTCGGTATTGGGGCAAAAAGTAGGTAAAGCGATGACAATATCAGATAATTCACAAACCTATTATCCACAACCGGTTTATGCAGCTATGAAAACAATGGCAATGAGCGATAGAGAAGCTGCTCCGAGAGAAACATTGGCTGTTGGAGAAATCAATATTACGGCTAACGTAAGCGTAAGTTTTATTTTGGAATAA
- a CDS encoding alpha/beta fold hydrolase: protein MINYTIYKNPNNTQWVTFVHGAGGSSSIWFKQIRDFQKHYNVLLLDLRGHGESKPTLKTAFKQKYTFAALAHDILEVLDHLKIEKSHFVGISLGTILIRQLAEMYPERVQSMILGGAILKMNFRSQVLMRLGNMFKYVLPYLVLYKFFAFVIMPKKSHKQSRLLFINEAKKLYQKEFIKWFKLTAEINPVLKWFRQVELNIPTLYVMGEEDYMFLPSVRKVVESHYRSSKLFVIENSGHVVNVEQPNAFNAAVLSFINTTK, encoded by the coding sequence GTGATCAATTACACCATCTACAAGAATCCAAACAACACCCAATGGGTAACCTTTGTGCATGGTGCAGGCGGAAGTTCTTCAATTTGGTTCAAACAAATCAGAGATTTTCAAAAACATTATAATGTATTATTATTAGACTTACGCGGTCACGGAGAATCTAAACCAACTCTAAAAACAGCTTTTAAACAAAAATATACATTTGCGGCACTTGCCCACGATATTTTGGAAGTTTTAGACCATCTTAAAATAGAAAAATCGCATTTTGTCGGTATTTCATTAGGTACTATTTTAATCCGACAATTAGCCGAAATGTATCCGGAACGTGTACAAAGCATGATTCTTGGCGGTGCAATTCTGAAAATGAATTTTCGTTCACAAGTTTTGATGCGATTGGGTAATATGTTTAAATATGTTTTACCTTATTTGGTTTTATACAAGTTTTTTGCGTTTGTAATTATGCCTAAAAAAAGTCATAAACAATCGCGATTGCTTTTTATAAATGAAGCCAAAAAACTATACCAGAAAGAATTTATAAAATGGTTTAAATTAACTGCCGAAATCAATCCTGTACTCAAATGGTTTCGACAAGTTGAACTCAATATCCCGACACTTTATGTAATGGGCGAAGAAGATTATATGTTTTTACCTTCAGTTCGAAAAGTTGTAGAGAGTCATTACAGATCATCTAAACTTTTTGTGATTGAAAATAGCGGTCATGTCGTAAATGTGGAGCAACCCAATGCTTTTAATGCTGCTGTGCTTTCGTTTATAAACACTACAAAATAA
- a CDS encoding ABC transporter substrate-binding protein translates to MITIQDQLGISHSFATAPKRIISLVPSQTELLYDLGLEERIVGITKFCVHPFHFKSTKKVVGGTKTVHIEKIKALQPDIIICNKEENTQDMVTELSTICPVWVTDVLTIEDNFNMITDFGQLFNCRTEAQKWNDKLAFALSDFKTFIKDKPLQKVAYFIWKNPYMVAGSQTYIDALLKLNHFENIYGTKGRYPEIELKKIRLEGDPDLVLLSSEPFPFKEEDAFEIGRFTHHAKTIFVDGEMFSWHGSRLLKAIPYFRKIHERLSLTLF, encoded by the coding sequence ATGATTACAATTCAAGACCAACTCGGTATTTCCCATTCGTTTGCCACTGCACCGAAGCGCATCATTTCACTTGTTCCGTCACAAACCGAATTATTGTATGATTTGGGGCTGGAGGAACGAATTGTTGGTATTACTAAATTTTGTGTGCATCCGTTTCATTTTAAGTCTACCAAGAAAGTTGTAGGCGGGACAAAAACAGTTCACATTGAAAAAATAAAGGCGCTGCAACCCGACATTATCATTTGTAACAAAGAGGAAAACACGCAAGATATGGTGACTGAATTAAGTACCATTTGTCCTGTTTGGGTAACTGATGTTCTGACTATTGAAGATAATTTCAACATGATAACTGATTTTGGTCAACTCTTTAATTGCAGAACCGAAGCACAAAAATGGAATGATAAATTGGCTTTTGCTTTGAGCGATTTTAAAACCTTTATCAAAGACAAACCGTTACAAAAAGTGGCCTATTTTATTTGGAAGAATCCCTATATGGTTGCGGGTTCCCAAACGTATATTGATGCTTTACTGAAACTGAATCACTTTGAGAATATTTATGGCACGAAAGGGCGCTATCCTGAAATTGAATTAAAGAAAATTAGGTTAGAAGGGGATCCGGATTTGGTTTTATTGTCATCGGAACCGTTCCCGTTTAAGGAAGAAGATGCTTTTGAAATTGGGCGTTTTACACATCATGCTAAAACTATTTTTGTAGATGGGGAAATGTTTTCCTGGCACGGAAGCCGCTTGCTAAAAGCCATTCCCTATTTCAGAAAAATACATGAAAGACTAAGCCTCACACTCTTCTAA